Proteins from a genomic interval of Mustela lutreola isolate mMusLut2 chromosome 4, mMusLut2.pri, whole genome shotgun sequence:
- the FEZF1 gene encoding fez family zinc finger protein 1 isoform X2 codes for MDSTCHNATAKILATAPARGNMMSTSKPLAFSIERIMARTPEPKALPVPHFLQGAVPKGDPKHSLHLNSSIPCMIPFVPVAYDTSSKAGMAGSEPRKTSLEAPAAPAAAPAAPAFSCSDLLNCALSLKGDLARDALPLQQYKLPKTYLAERNKLVVPAVEKYPSGVAFKDLSQAQLQHYMKESAQLLSEKIAFKTSDFTRGSPNTKPKVFTCEVCGKVFNAHYNLTRHMPVHTGARPFVCKVCGKGFRQASTLCRHKIIHTQEKPHKCNQCGKAFNRSSTLNTHTRIHAGYKPFVCEFCGKGFHQKGNYKNHKLTHSGEKQFKCNICNKAFHQVYNLTFHMHTHNDKKPFTCPTCGKGFCRNFDLKKHVRKLHDSSLGLARTSAGEPGTDPSPPLQQMPPATLPPLPPPLPPPGPLQPGLHPAHQ; via the exons ATGGACAGTACCTGCCACAACGCGACTGCCAAAATATTAGCTACTGCTCCGGCCCGGGGCAACATGATGAGCACCTCCAAACCCTTGGCTTTCTCCATCGAACGAATCATGGCGCGCACTCCCGAGCCCAAGGCCCTGCCGGTCCCTCACTTCCTGCAGGGAGCCGTGCCCAAGGGGGACCCCAAGCACTCTCTGCATCTTAACTCGTCGATCCCCTGCATGATCCCCTTCGTGCCTGTGGCGTACGACACGAGCTCCAAGGCCGGCATGGCTGGCTCGGAGCCGCGGAAGACGAGCCTGGAGGCTCCGGCGGCCCCGGCGGCGGCGCCCGCAGCGCCCGCGTTCAGCTGCAGCGACCTGCTCAACTGCGCGCTGAGCCTCAAGGGCGACCTGGCCCGCGACGCGCTGCCGCTGCAGCAGTACAAGCTG CCAAAAACGTATTTAGCTGAAAGGAATAAACTGGTGGTCCCGGCGGTGGAGAAGTACCCCTCGGGAGTAGCTTTCAAAGACTTGTCCCAGGCTCAACTGCAGCATTATATGAAAGAAAGCGCCCAGCTTCTGTCGGAAAAAATCGCTTTCAAAACCTCTGACTTCACCCGAGGCTCTCCTAATACCAAGCCCAAAGTTTTCACTTGCGAAGTGTGTGGAAAG GTCTTTAACGCACACTATAACTTAACCCGTCACATGCCAGTGCACACAGGAGCCAGACCCTTCGTTTGCAAAGTCTGTGGAAAGGGCTTCCGGCAAGCCAGCACCCTGTGCAGGCACAAGATCATTCACACCCAG gaAAAACCTCACAAATGTAACCAGTGTGGCAAAGCATTTAATAGAAGTTCCACTTTAAACACACATACCCGAATACACGCAGGCTACAAACCGTTTGTGTGTGAATTCTGTGGCAAAGGATTTCATCAAAAAG GGAATTACAAAAACCACAAGTTGACCCACAGCGGGGAGAAGCAGTTCAAGTGCAATATCTGCAACAAGGCTTTCCACCAGGTTTACAACCTCACCTTCCACATGCACACTCACAATGACAAGAAGCCCTTCACCTGCCCCACGTGTGGCAAGGGCTTCTGCAGGAACTTTGACCTCAAGAAGCACGTCCGCAAGCTGCATGACAGCAGCCTGGGGCTGgcccgcacgtctgctggggaGCCCGGCACCGACCCATCGCCCCCTCTACAGCAGATGCCGCCTGCGACCTTGCCACCTCTTCCACCACCGCTGCCACCCCCTGGGCCCCTGCAGCCCGGGCTCCACCCGGCCCATCAGTGA
- the FEZF1 gene encoding fez family zinc finger protein 1 isoform X1: protein MDSTCHNATAKILATAPARGNMMSTSKPLAFSIERIMARTPEPKALPVPHFLQGAVPKGDPKHSLHLNSSIPCMIPFVPVAYDTSSKAGMAGSEPRKTSLEAPAAPAAAPAAPAFSCSDLLNCALSLKGDLARDALPLQQYKLVRPRVVNHSSFHAMGALCYLNRGDGPCHPAAGVNIHPVASYFLSSPLHPQPKTYLAERNKLVVPAVEKYPSGVAFKDLSQAQLQHYMKESAQLLSEKIAFKTSDFTRGSPNTKPKVFTCEVCGKVFNAHYNLTRHMPVHTGARPFVCKVCGKGFRQASTLCRHKIIHTQEKPHKCNQCGKAFNRSSTLNTHTRIHAGYKPFVCEFCGKGFHQKGNYKNHKLTHSGEKQFKCNICNKAFHQVYNLTFHMHTHNDKKPFTCPTCGKGFCRNFDLKKHVRKLHDSSLGLARTSAGEPGTDPSPPLQQMPPATLPPLPPPLPPPGPLQPGLHPAHQ from the exons ATGGACAGTACCTGCCACAACGCGACTGCCAAAATATTAGCTACTGCTCCGGCCCGGGGCAACATGATGAGCACCTCCAAACCCTTGGCTTTCTCCATCGAACGAATCATGGCGCGCACTCCCGAGCCCAAGGCCCTGCCGGTCCCTCACTTCCTGCAGGGAGCCGTGCCCAAGGGGGACCCCAAGCACTCTCTGCATCTTAACTCGTCGATCCCCTGCATGATCCCCTTCGTGCCTGTGGCGTACGACACGAGCTCCAAGGCCGGCATGGCTGGCTCGGAGCCGCGGAAGACGAGCCTGGAGGCTCCGGCGGCCCCGGCGGCGGCGCCCGCAGCGCCCGCGTTCAGCTGCAGCGACCTGCTCAACTGCGCGCTGAGCCTCAAGGGCGACCTGGCCCGCGACGCGCTGCCGCTGCAGCAGTACAAGCTGGTAAGGCCGCGCGTGGTCAACCATTCTTCCTTCCACGCCATGGGAGCCCTGTGCTACCTGAATCGAGGTGATGGCCCGTGCCACCCGGCGGCCGGCGTTAACATCCACCCGGTGGCCTCCTACTTCCTCAGTTCCCCTCTGCACCCTCAGCCAAAAACGTATTTAGCTGAAAGGAATAAACTGGTGGTCCCGGCGGTGGAGAAGTACCCCTCGGGAGTAGCTTTCAAAGACTTGTCCCAGGCTCAACTGCAGCATTATATGAAAGAAAGCGCCCAGCTTCTGTCGGAAAAAATCGCTTTCAAAACCTCTGACTTCACCCGAGGCTCTCCTAATACCAAGCCCAAAGTTTTCACTTGCGAAGTGTGTGGAAAG GTCTTTAACGCACACTATAACTTAACCCGTCACATGCCAGTGCACACAGGAGCCAGACCCTTCGTTTGCAAAGTCTGTGGAAAGGGCTTCCGGCAAGCCAGCACCCTGTGCAGGCACAAGATCATTCACACCCAG gaAAAACCTCACAAATGTAACCAGTGTGGCAAAGCATTTAATAGAAGTTCCACTTTAAACACACATACCCGAATACACGCAGGCTACAAACCGTTTGTGTGTGAATTCTGTGGCAAAGGATTTCATCAAAAAG GGAATTACAAAAACCACAAGTTGACCCACAGCGGGGAGAAGCAGTTCAAGTGCAATATCTGCAACAAGGCTTTCCACCAGGTTTACAACCTCACCTTCCACATGCACACTCACAATGACAAGAAGCCCTTCACCTGCCCCACGTGTGGCAAGGGCTTCTGCAGGAACTTTGACCTCAAGAAGCACGTCCGCAAGCTGCATGACAGCAGCCTGGGGCTGgcccgcacgtctgctggggaGCCCGGCACCGACCCATCGCCCCCTCTACAGCAGATGCCGCCTGCGACCTTGCCACCTCTTCCACCACCGCTGCCACCCCCTGGGCCCCTGCAGCCCGGGCTCCACCCGGCCCATCAGTGA